Below is a window of Fervidobacterium pennivorans DSM 9078 DNA.
TTGCTGCGCACGTTTCGACATATTATTGAATATCTTCTGTTTCAGTTCTTCAGATGCACCTTTAAGAGCTACAGCAAGGTCTTGCGTGTTAACCTCCCTGAGAACAAGCTGTATAGACCTGTCGTCAAGTTTCAGAATATCTTCAAAGACAAACATTCTTCTTCTGATTTCTTCGGCAAGTTCCGGTGATTCGTACGTAAGTCTTTCCATAATGGCCTTTTCAGTTGACCTATCAAGATTATTCATAATCTCGGCTGCCGTATCCAGTCCACCAACAGCACTAAGGGTTTGAGTTGTAACACCGGCGAATTTCTTTTCAAGCAACTTTTCAACTTCTTTGACAACATCAGGAGACGCACGTTCCAAAAGAGATATTCGTTTGATAACTTCTATTTGCAAATTCTCAGGGAGAGCACTTAAAACTTGTGCAGCAATGCGAGGTTCAAGAAAGCTAAGAACCAGTGCAATAGTTTGTGGATGCTCAGATTGCAGGAAGTTGACAATTTGCATAACATCTGCATTGCGCATAAACTCAAATGGCTTCACAGATAGGTTCGAAACAAGCCTTTCGATAATCTGCATAGCCTTTTCTGGTCCGAAAGCTTTTATAAGCATTTCCTTGGCGTATTCAATACCTCCGGATACTATCATTTCTCTTGCTTTTGTCAAATTCTGGAATTCTTCAAGGACAGCCTTTCGTTCTTCGTTTGTGACCTTACCAAGATTCGCAATCTCTATGGTTAGCATCTCTACTTCTGATTCTTCAAGATTTTTCAGCACTTTTGCCGCCTTCTCAGGACCCATAGTGACCAACAATATGGCTGCTTTACGCCTTCCTGTCAACTTTCCAGCCATAATCTCATCCTTTCTCAGATATCCAAACTTTTAAAACTGCAGCCACATCTCCGGGAGAAGTATCAGCAACTTGTTGCAAATAAGCTTTGAGTTCTTCCAGGAGCGAATCTTCTTCCGCACCAGCTGGCATTTCCTCTTCTGTAATTGCTTCCAATGTTCTTTGAGCTTCTTCCTGTAAAGCCCTGTATCTTTGTTCCATCAACTTTCTTGCTTTCACTTTCTTGAACTGTATTAATCCAAGGTAAGTTGCAAAGAATATTAGCACAGATGCCAGCATCAGAAGAACCAACCTGGTTCGCAATTTTTGCAGTTCCGTAGTTGCTTGCACCTGCTTGTAGAATTCTTGTTCAAATTCCCTACTGAATGGTAGAAACGCAACAGCGTAAGTTACTGAGCCTTCTGGAGTATTTGCATCTATGCTTTTTTGAATTATCGAACTGATAAGTTTTTCAACTTGGTCTTTCGATGTTTTCTCAAGGACTGTGGAGGAAGAATCGATTATGACAGACA
It encodes the following:
- the fliG gene encoding flagellar motor switch protein FliG, with product MAGKLTGRRKAAILLVTMGPEKAAKVLKNLEESEVEMLTIEIANLGKVTNEERKAVLEEFQNLTKAREMIVSGGIEYAKEMLIKAFGPEKAMQIIERLVSNLSVKPFEFMRNADVMQIVNFLQSEHPQTIALVLSFLEPRIAAQVLSALPENLQIEVIKRISLLERASPDVVKEVEKLLEKKFAGVTTQTLSAVGGLDTAAEIMNNLDRSTEKAIMERLTYESPELAEEIRRRMFVFEDILKLDDRSIQLVLREVNTQDLAVALKGASEELKQKIFNNMSKRAQQLLKDEIEFMGPVRVKDVEEAQQKIINIIRRLEEAGEIVIARGGGEELIT